The following proteins come from a genomic window of Azoarcus sp. PA01:
- the hemE gene encoding uroporphyrinogen decarboxylase produces MSRLQNDTFLRALLRQPTDYTPLWMMRQAGRYLPEYCETRRRAGSFLELCKSPALACEVTLQPLARYDLDAAILFSDILTVPDAMGLGLYFAEGEGPRFERPLRDEWEIRNLVAPDPHAELQYVMDAVAEIRRALGGSVPLIGFSGSPWTLACYMVEGGSSDDYRRIKTLAYTRPDLLHHVLRVTADSVVAYLNAQIESGAQAVMVFDSWGGVLSEAAYREFSLPYLERVVAGLIRERDGERVPSIVFTKGGGLWLESIAAIGCDAVGLDWTMDIGRARALVGDKVALQGNLDPAILFAPPEVIATEAKRVLDAFGPHPGHVFNLGHGISQFTPPEAVSVLVDTVHQHSRKLRGGR; encoded by the coding sequence GTGAGCCGTCTCCAGAACGATACTTTCCTGCGCGCGCTGCTGCGCCAGCCCACCGACTACACGCCGCTGTGGATGATGCGCCAGGCCGGGCGCTACCTGCCGGAATACTGCGAGACGCGGCGCCGCGCCGGCAGCTTCCTGGAGCTGTGCAAGAGTCCGGCGCTGGCGTGCGAAGTCACGCTGCAGCCGCTGGCACGCTACGACCTCGATGCGGCGATCCTGTTCTCGGACATCCTCACGGTGCCGGATGCGATGGGACTCGGGCTGTACTTCGCCGAAGGCGAAGGCCCGCGCTTCGAGCGCCCGCTGCGCGACGAATGGGAAATCCGCAACCTGGTCGCCCCCGACCCGCACGCCGAACTGCAGTACGTCATGGATGCGGTCGCCGAGATCCGCCGCGCGCTCGGCGGCAGCGTGCCGCTGATCGGTTTTTCGGGCAGCCCGTGGACGCTCGCCTGCTACATGGTCGAAGGCGGCTCGTCCGACGACTATCGCCGCATCAAGACCCTGGCGTACACGCGGCCCGACCTGCTGCATCACGTGCTGCGCGTCACCGCCGATTCGGTCGTCGCCTACCTCAACGCGCAGATCGAATCGGGAGCGCAGGCGGTCATGGTGTTCGATTCGTGGGGCGGCGTGCTGTCCGAAGCGGCTTATCGCGAGTTCTCGCTGCCGTACCTCGAGCGCGTCGTCGCCGGCCTGATCCGCGAGCGCGACGGCGAGCGCGTGCCGAGCATCGTGTTCACGAAAGGCGGCGGCCTGTGGCTCGAGAGCATCGCCGCGATCGGCTGCGACGCGGTCGGACTCGACTGGACGATGGATATCGGCCGCGCGCGTGCGCTCGTCGGGGACAAGGTCGCGCTGCAGGGCAACCTCGATCCGGCGATCCTGTTTGCGCCACCCGAAGTGATCGCGACCGAAGCGAAGCGCGTGCTCGACGCGTTCGGTCCGCACCCCGGACATGTGTTCAACCTCGGCCACGGCATCTCGCAGTTCACGCCCCCGGAAGCGGTCTCGGTGCTCGTCGACACCGTGCATCAGCACAGCCGCAAATTGCGCGGCGGACGCTGA
- a CDS encoding primosomal protein N' — MPIVRVSLPVPLPQLFDYTSEDATDGDVGRCVRVPFGRGEKSGVIVAIADDSAIDAARLKAVRHVQREVSPLPRDWLELVAFVARYYHAPPGEVIALALPPGLRRADAVSDREADPLLDVGDAGRAALSAPRRPSRALALLRDLAALGVVRHSVARARPSGDALAEALRRGWIVPVRRASPVDAAGELPQLTAEQGAAIDAVLAAGTGFVPWLLQGVTGSGKTEVYLRLAARTLEAGCQVLMLVPEIALTPQLEARVAGRFPSATVISLHSGLAAGARSRGFVQALEGRADIVLGTRLAVFAALPRLGLIVVDEEHDASYKQQEGVRYSARDVAVWRARQRDVPIVLGSATPSLESWQHVRAGRYRGLRLSARAVASTLPTVRRIDTRRVRLDDGLSQGLQAAIGERLARGEQSLVFINRRGYAPVLSCPSCGWVSPCPHCSANLVVHLADRRLRCHHCGCDSAIPRVCPVCGNQDIQPFGRGTQRIEARLVELFPGARVLRVDRDSARTRKQWEAMLATIAAGEADILVGTQMMAKGHDFPRLTLVGVIGADASLHAADFRAPERLFQQLMQVGGRAGRAHLPGEVLIQTEYPEHPLYRCLVRHDFDAFAARALDERRQAGFPPFTHQAMLRADAPALDDAMKFLAHARRLAQDSAPDGLQVFDVVPMRMTRLARRERAQLLVEAGERALLQDFVGRWIAMLRAQRLPRDLRWQLDVDPLEV; from the coding sequence ATGCCGATCGTTCGCGTTTCCCTGCCGGTTCCGCTGCCGCAGCTCTTCGATTACACGTCCGAAGATGCGACCGACGGGGATGTCGGGCGGTGCGTCCGCGTGCCGTTCGGGCGCGGCGAGAAGAGCGGCGTCATCGTCGCGATTGCCGACGATTCCGCGATCGATGCCGCGCGGCTGAAAGCCGTACGCCACGTCCAGCGCGAAGTCTCGCCGCTGCCACGCGACTGGCTCGAACTGGTCGCGTTCGTCGCGCGCTATTACCACGCGCCTCCCGGGGAAGTCATCGCGCTGGCGCTGCCGCCGGGCCTGCGCCGTGCGGACGCGGTCAGCGACCGCGAAGCGGATCCGCTGCTCGACGTCGGCGACGCAGGCCGCGCCGCGCTTTCGGCGCCGCGGCGGCCGAGCCGGGCGCTCGCGCTGCTGCGCGATCTGGCCGCGCTCGGCGTCGTGCGGCACAGCGTGGCGCGCGCGCGCCCGTCCGGTGACGCGCTCGCCGAGGCGCTGCGCCGGGGCTGGATCGTCCCGGTGCGGCGCGCCAGTCCCGTCGACGCCGCAGGCGAACTGCCGCAGCTGACGGCCGAGCAGGGCGCGGCGATCGACGCCGTGCTCGCCGCCGGAACGGGCTTCGTGCCGTGGCTGCTGCAGGGGGTCACCGGCAGCGGCAAGACCGAAGTCTATCTGCGCCTTGCCGCGCGCACGCTCGAAGCCGGCTGCCAGGTGCTGATGCTGGTGCCGGAGATCGCGCTGACGCCGCAGCTCGAAGCGCGCGTCGCCGGCCGCTTCCCGTCGGCAACCGTGATCAGCCTGCATTCGGGACTTGCCGCAGGGGCGCGCTCGCGCGGCTTCGTGCAGGCGCTCGAAGGCCGCGCCGACATCGTGCTCGGCACGCGCCTCGCGGTGTTCGCCGCGCTGCCCCGGCTCGGGCTGATCGTCGTCGACGAGGAGCATGACGCGTCGTACAAGCAGCAGGAAGGGGTGCGCTATTCGGCGCGGGACGTCGCCGTGTGGCGCGCGCGGCAACGCGACGTGCCGATCGTGCTTGGCTCGGCGACGCCGTCGCTCGAGAGCTGGCAGCACGTGCGTGCCGGGCGTTACCGCGGCCTGCGCCTGTCCGCGCGTGCGGTGGCGAGCACGCTGCCGACAGTGCGGCGCATCGACACGCGACGCGTGCGACTCGACGACGGGCTCAGCCAGGGACTGCAGGCGGCGATCGGCGAACGCCTCGCGCGCGGCGAACAGAGCCTCGTGTTCATCAACCGCCGCGGCTACGCGCCGGTGCTGTCGTGTCCGTCCTGCGGCTGGGTCAGCCCGTGTCCGCACTGTTCGGCGAACCTGGTCGTGCATCTCGCCGACCGCCGGCTGCGCTGCCACCACTGCGGCTGCGACAGCGCGATCCCGCGCGTCTGTCCGGTGTGCGGCAACCAGGACATCCAGCCGTTCGGCCGCGGCACGCAGCGCATCGAGGCGCGGCTCGTCGAGCTTTTTCCCGGCGCCCGCGTGCTGCGCGTCGATCGCGACTCGGCGCGCACGCGAAAGCAGTGGGAGGCGATGCTCGCGACGATCGCCGCCGGCGAAGCCGACATCCTCGTCGGCACGCAGATGATGGCGAAAGGGCATGATTTCCCGCGGCTCACGCTGGTCGGCGTGATCGGCGCCGACGCCTCGCTGCACGCGGCCGACTTCCGCGCGCCGGAGCGCCTGTTCCAGCAGCTGATGCAGGTCGGCGGGCGGGCCGGGCGCGCGCACCTGCCCGGCGAAGTGCTGATCCAGACGGAATACCCGGAACATCCGCTGTACCGCTGCCTGGTGCGCCACGATTTCGACGCTTTCGCGGCGCGGGCGCTCGACGAGCGCCGCCAGGCGGGGTTTCCGCCTTTCACCCATCAGGCGATGCTGCGCGCCGATGCGCCGGCGCTCGACGACGCGATGAAGTTCCTCGCCCATGCCCGGCGCCTTGCGCAGGACAGCGCGCCCGACGGACTGCAGGTGTTCGACGTGGTGCCGATGCGCATGACCCGCCTCGCACGCCGCGAGCGCGCGCAGCTGCTCGTCGAGGCCGGGGAACGCGCGCTGCTGCAGGACTTCGTCGGGCGCTGGATCGCCATGCTGCGCGCCCAGCGGCTGCCGCGCGACTTGCGCTGGCAGCTCGATGTCGACCCGCTCGAAGTGTGA
- the can gene encoding carbonate dehydratase, translating to MHEIDQLFSNNRDWSERIRGEDPAYFRRLANQQSPQYLWIGCSDSRVPANQIIGLAPGEVFVHRNVANVIVHTDLNALSVIQYAVDVLQVKHILVVGHYGCGGVGAALNNSRLGLIDNWLRHVQDVRDLHETMLTAIEDPLQRINQLCELNVMQQVVNVSQTSVLREAWERGQRVMLHGWCYGLCDGLVRDLGVSAASRGEALERYRDAVSALRTNPR from the coding sequence ATGCACGAAATCGATCAGCTGTTCTCCAACAACCGCGACTGGTCCGAGCGCATTCGTGGCGAGGATCCCGCGTATTTCCGCCGCCTCGCCAACCAGCAGTCGCCGCAATACCTGTGGATCGGCTGCTCCGACAGCCGCGTGCCGGCCAACCAGATCATCGGCCTCGCACCGGGCGAAGTCTTCGTCCACCGCAACGTCGCGAACGTCATCGTCCATACCGATCTCAACGCGCTGTCGGTGATCCAGTACGCCGTCGACGTCCTGCAGGTCAAGCACATCCTCGTCGTCGGCCACTATGGCTGCGGCGGCGTCGGGGCGGCGCTCAACAACAGCCGGCTCGGCCTGATCGACAACTGGCTGCGCCACGTGCAGGACGTGCGCGACCTGCACGAGACGATGCTGACGGCGATCGAAGATCCGCTGCAGCGCATCAACCAGCTGTGCGAGCTCAACGTGATGCAGCAGGTCGTCAATGTCAGCCAGACTTCGGTGCTGCGCGAAGCCTGGGAACGCGGCCAGCGCGTGATGCTCCACGGCTGGTGTTACGGCCTGTGCGACGGGCTGGTGCGCGACCTCGGCGTCAGCGCGGCGTCGCGCGGCGAAGCGCTGGAGCGCTATCGCGACGCAGTGAGCGCGCTGCGCACGAATCCGCGCTGA